Proteins encoded within one genomic window of Triticum aestivum cultivar Chinese Spring chromosome 2D, IWGSC CS RefSeq v2.1, whole genome shotgun sequence:
- the LOC100873134 gene encoding ent-kaur-16-ene synthase, chloroplastic isoform X4 — translation MGDGIEKAGQKSYGREAYMAYVSEGLGNLLDWNEVMKFQRKNGSVFNSPSTTAAALVHNYDDKALDYLNMVVSKFGGAVPTVYPLNMHCKLSMVDSLEKIGISRHFSSEIEGILDMAYSFWLQRDEEIMMDVATCAMAFRLLRMNRYDVSSDELSHLAEASNFHNSLQGYLSDTKSVLELYKASKVCVSEHELILDNIGNWSGSLLSEKLCSEGVQGLPILEVEYALKFPFYTTLERLDHKRNIEHFDARGSHILKTECLPYGINQELLALAVEDFTFSQSIYQDELLHLDRWVKENRLDQLQFARQKLTYCYLSAAATIFPPELSDARISWAKNGVLTTVVDDFFDVGGSKEELENLIALVEKWDEHHKDDFCSEQVRIVFCALYTTVNQLGSIASAVQNRDVKNHLIEIWLHLLRSMMTEAEWQRSQYVPTMEEYMTNGVVSFALGPIVLPALYCVGEKLLGSAVKNQEYSELFRLMSTCGRLLNDSQGFEREGSEGKLNSVSLLVLHSGGSMSVEAAKNAIQKSIVASRRDLLRLVLKEGTVVPRACKELFWKMCKILHLFYFRTDGFSSPKEMASAVNAVINEPLKLPS, via the exons ATGGGAGATGGAATTGAAAAG GCCGGGCAGAAATCTTATGGGAGAGAAGCATATATGGCCTATGTCTCCGAAGGGTTAGGAAACTTACTGGACTGGAACGAAGTTATGAAGTTTCAGCGGAAGAACGGGTCGGTGTTCAACTCTCCTTCCACAACTGCTGCTGCGTTAGTCCACAACTATGATGATAAAGCCCTCGATTACTTAAATATGGTAGTCAGTAAATTTGGTGGTGCAG TACCAACAGTGTATCCACTAAATATGCACTGCAAGCTTTCAATGGTGGATTCGCTTGAAAAGATTGGAATTTCTCGGCATTTTTCTAGTGAGATAGAGGGAATCTTAGACATGGCATACAG TTTCTGGTTACAGAGAGACGAGGAAATTATGATGGATGTAGCAACATGTGCAATGGCGTTCCGCCTTTTAAGGATGAATAGGTATGATGTATCCTCAG ATGAGCTGTCTCATCTTGCTGAAGCCTCCAATTTCCATAATTCACTTCAAGGATATTTAAGTGATACAAAATCTGTACTGGAACTATACAAGGCTTCAAAAGTCTGTGTATCAGAACATGAATTAATCCTAGATAACATTGGCAATTGGTCTGGCAGCTTATTGTCAGAAAAGTTGTGCTCTGAAGGGGTACAAGGCCTACCAATCTTAGAG GTCGAGTATGCCCTTAAGTTTCCCTTCTATACCACGCTGGAACGTCTAGACCACAAGAGGAACATCGAACATTTTGATGCTAGAGGTTCTCACATCCTGAAGACAGAGTGCTT GCCGTATGGTATCAACCAAGAACTTTTGGCTTTGGCTGTTGAAGATTTCACATTTTCTCAATCTATCTACCAGGATGAACTCCTGCATCTTGATAG GTGGGTGAAAGAAAACAGGTTGGACCAGCTACAATTTGCACGGCAGAAGTTGACATATTGTTATCTCTCTGCTGCTGCTACGATTTTTCCTCCTGAACTTTCTGATGCTCGCATATCGTGGGCCAAAAACGGTGTGCTCACAACCGTTGTTGATGACTTCTTCGATGTTGGAGGATCAAAAGAAGAACTAGAAAACCTCATAGCATTAGTTGAGAA gtgggatgagcatcacaaagatGACTTCTGTTCGGAGCAAGTAAGGATTGTATTTTGTGCTCTCTATACCACAGTGAACCAGCTTGGATCAATCGCTTCTGCCGTACAAAACCGTGACGTTAAAAATCACCTCATAGAAATA TGGCTACATCTATTGAGGTCTATGATGACCGAGGCAGAATGGCAGAGGAGCCAATATGTGCCAACAATGGAAGAATACATGACAAATGGGGTAGTTTCATTCGCACTGGGGCCCATTGTGCTTCCAGCATTGTATTGTGTCGGGGAAAAGCTATTGGGGAGTGCTGTCAAAAATCAAGAGTACAGTGAGTTATTTAGGCTAATGAGCACCTGTGGCCGTCTCCTCAATGACAGccaaggctttgag AGGGAGGGCAGCGAGGGGAAACTGAACAGCGTTTCGCTACTTGTTCTTCACAGCGGTGGTTCTATGTCCGTAGAAGCGGCTAAGAATGCGATACAGAAGTCCATAGTCGCTTCGAGGCGGGACTTGCTAAGATTGGTCCTCAAGGAAGGCACGGTTGTTCCCAGGGCATGCAAGGAGCTGTTCTGGAAGATGTGCAAGATACTTCACCTGTTCTACTTCCGGACCGACGGTTTCAGCTCGCCAAAGGAAATGGCCAGCGCGGTGAATGCTGTTATCAACGAGCCACTCAAGCTCCCAAGTTAA
- the LOC100873134 gene encoding ent-kaur-16-ene synthase, chloroplastic isoform X5, with product MEKHWQAGQKSYGREAYMAYVSEGLGNLLDWNEVMKFQRKNGSVFNSPSTTAAALVHNYDDKALDYLNMVVSKFGGAVPTVYPLNMHCKLSMVDSLEKIGISRHFSSEIEGILDMAYSFWLQRDEEIMMDVATCAMAFRLLRMNRYDVSSDELSHLAEASNFHNSLQGYLSDTKSVLELYKASKVCVSEHELILDNIGNWSGSLLSEKLCSEGVQGLPILEVEYALKFPFYTTLERLDHKRNIEHFDARGSHILKTECLPYGINQELLALAVEDFTFSQSIYQDELLHLDRWVKENRLDQLQFARQKLTYCYLSAAATIFPPELSDARISWAKNGVLTTVVDDFFDVGGSKEELENLIALVEKWDEHHKDDFCSEQVRIVFCALYTTVNQLGSIASAVQNRDVKNHLIEIWLHLLRSMMTEAEWQRSQYVPTMEEYMTNGVVSFALGPIVLPALYCVGEKLLGSAVKNQEYSELFRLMSTCGRLLNDSQGFEREGSEGKLNSVSLLVLHSGGSMSVEAAKNAIQKSIVASRRDLLRLVLKEGTVVPRACKELFWKMCKILHLFYFRTDGFSSPKEMASAVNAVINEPLKLPS from the exons ATGGAAAAACATTG GCAGGCCGGGCAGAAATCTTATGGGAGAGAAGCATATATGGCCTATGTCTCCGAAGGGTTAGGAAACTTACTGGACTGGAACGAAGTTATGAAGTTTCAGCGGAAGAACGGGTCGGTGTTCAACTCTCCTTCCACAACTGCTGCTGCGTTAGTCCACAACTATGATGATAAAGCCCTCGATTACTTAAATATGGTAGTCAGTAAATTTGGTGGTGCAG TACCAACAGTGTATCCACTAAATATGCACTGCAAGCTTTCAATGGTGGATTCGCTTGAAAAGATTGGAATTTCTCGGCATTTTTCTAGTGAGATAGAGGGAATCTTAGACATGGCATACAG TTTCTGGTTACAGAGAGACGAGGAAATTATGATGGATGTAGCAACATGTGCAATGGCGTTCCGCCTTTTAAGGATGAATAGGTATGATGTATCCTCAG ATGAGCTGTCTCATCTTGCTGAAGCCTCCAATTTCCATAATTCACTTCAAGGATATTTAAGTGATACAAAATCTGTACTGGAACTATACAAGGCTTCAAAAGTCTGTGTATCAGAACATGAATTAATCCTAGATAACATTGGCAATTGGTCTGGCAGCTTATTGTCAGAAAAGTTGTGCTCTGAAGGGGTACAAGGCCTACCAATCTTAGAG GTCGAGTATGCCCTTAAGTTTCCCTTCTATACCACGCTGGAACGTCTAGACCACAAGAGGAACATCGAACATTTTGATGCTAGAGGTTCTCACATCCTGAAGACAGAGTGCTT GCCGTATGGTATCAACCAAGAACTTTTGGCTTTGGCTGTTGAAGATTTCACATTTTCTCAATCTATCTACCAGGATGAACTCCTGCATCTTGATAG GTGGGTGAAAGAAAACAGGTTGGACCAGCTACAATTTGCACGGCAGAAGTTGACATATTGTTATCTCTCTGCTGCTGCTACGATTTTTCCTCCTGAACTTTCTGATGCTCGCATATCGTGGGCCAAAAACGGTGTGCTCACAACCGTTGTTGATGACTTCTTCGATGTTGGAGGATCAAAAGAAGAACTAGAAAACCTCATAGCATTAGTTGAGAA gtgggatgagcatcacaaagatGACTTCTGTTCGGAGCAAGTAAGGATTGTATTTTGTGCTCTCTATACCACAGTGAACCAGCTTGGATCAATCGCTTCTGCCGTACAAAACCGTGACGTTAAAAATCACCTCATAGAAATA TGGCTACATCTATTGAGGTCTATGATGACCGAGGCAGAATGGCAGAGGAGCCAATATGTGCCAACAATGGAAGAATACATGACAAATGGGGTAGTTTCATTCGCACTGGGGCCCATTGTGCTTCCAGCATTGTATTGTGTCGGGGAAAAGCTATTGGGGAGTGCTGTCAAAAATCAAGAGTACAGTGAGTTATTTAGGCTAATGAGCACCTGTGGCCGTCTCCTCAATGACAGccaaggctttgag AGGGAGGGCAGCGAGGGGAAACTGAACAGCGTTTCGCTACTTGTTCTTCACAGCGGTGGTTCTATGTCCGTAGAAGCGGCTAAGAATGCGATACAGAAGTCCATAGTCGCTTCGAGGCGGGACTTGCTAAGATTGGTCCTCAAGGAAGGCACGGTTGTTCCCAGGGCATGCAAGGAGCTGTTCTGGAAGATGTGCAAGATACTTCACCTGTTCTACTTCCGGACCGACGGTTTCAGCTCGCCAAAGGAAATGGCCAGCGCGGTGAATGCTGTTATCAACGAGCCACTCAAGCTCCCAAGTTAA